Proteins from a genomic interval of Qipengyuania sp. JC766:
- a CDS encoding sodium-dependent transporter: MVVTTGSDGITPREGWSSRSAFILAAVGSAVGLGNMWRFPAEAGENGGGAFVLFYILCVVLIGLPVLLSEVLIGRHGQSNAPESVRRMAAESNKSKGWAILADFGVLGAFMVLSFYCVVGGWVLYYMGVFADDLLTTGLAGYAFQGRPAAEVEGLLPGLFGNGALMVGLHALFLAITLFFVARGVSSGIEWVATWLMPAFFVLFLAITVYGAFTGGFGEAVAYLFTFDFSKLTGPVMLAAVGQAFFSLSLGVAGMMTYGAYVGRDVNLAGTSGIIASADTAVALIAGLCIFPIVFAAGLEANAGPGLMFQSLPLAFQDIPFGSLIGLLFFTMVFFAALTSSVSLLEAPTAWLKDRARMPRPVATGMVAGGALVLGALAAWFWETPVAGISSIGLFEGQDLFNVLDTVTSKLLMPIGAILTCIFLGWVANQRLVDGENGLSGGLHKFWLLLIRIVCPLALAAILIVGIFPSIAGG, translated from the coding sequence ATGGTCGTCACCACCGGTTCCGATGGGATCACGCCGCGCGAAGGTTGGTCCTCGCGCTCCGCATTCATCCTGGCGGCTGTCGGCTCCGCCGTCGGTCTCGGGAACATGTGGCGCTTCCCGGCAGAAGCGGGCGAGAACGGCGGCGGTGCCTTCGTCCTGTTCTACATCCTGTGCGTGGTCCTGATCGGACTGCCGGTCCTGCTTTCGGAAGTCCTCATCGGCCGCCACGGTCAGTCGAACGCTCCGGAAAGCGTGCGGCGCATGGCAGCAGAGAGCAACAAGTCGAAGGGCTGGGCGATCCTCGCCGATTTCGGCGTGCTCGGTGCCTTCATGGTGCTCAGCTTCTACTGCGTCGTGGGTGGCTGGGTCCTCTATTACATGGGTGTCTTCGCGGACGATCTCTTGACGACCGGCCTCGCCGGCTATGCCTTCCAGGGGCGTCCCGCAGCAGAAGTGGAAGGCCTGTTGCCCGGACTCTTCGGCAATGGCGCCCTAATGGTCGGCCTCCACGCCCTGTTCCTCGCCATCACCCTGTTTTTCGTCGCGCGCGGCGTGTCCAGCGGTATCGAATGGGTCGCGACCTGGCTCATGCCTGCCTTCTTCGTCCTGTTCCTGGCGATCACGGTCTACGGCGCGTTCACGGGCGGTTTCGGCGAGGCGGTCGCCTATCTTTTCACATTCGACTTTTCGAAGCTGACCGGACCGGTGATGCTGGCCGCAGTCGGGCAGGCCTTCTTCTCGCTGTCGCTCGGGGTGGCAGGCATGATGACATACGGGGCCTATGTGGGCCGCGACGTCAATCTGGCAGGAACCAGCGGGATCATTGCCAGCGCCGATACGGCTGTGGCCCTGATTGCGGGCCTGTGCATCTTTCCGATCGTCTTTGCTGCCGGACTGGAAGCCAATGCGGGCCCGGGTCTCATGTTCCAGAGCCTCCCGCTCGCGTTCCAGGACATTCCCTTCGGCTCGCTCATCGGACTGCTCTTCTTCACCATGGTTTTCTTTGCGGCTCTGACCAGCTCGGTATCCTTGCTGGAAGCGCCGACGGCCTGGCTGAAGGATCGTGCGCGCATGCCGCGACCGGTGGCGACCGGCATGGTCGCAGGCGGTGCGCTGGTGCTGGGTGCGCTGGCAGCCTGGTTCTGGGAAACGCCTGTCGCCGGGATTTCGTCGATCGGCCTGTTCGAAGGGCAGGATCTCTTCAACGTGCTCGACACGGTGACCAGCAAACTGCTGATGCCGATCGGTGCGATCCTGACCTGTATCTTCCTTGGCTGGGTTGCGAACCAGCGGCTCGTCGATGGCGAGAACGGCCTCAGCGGCGGACTGCACAAGTTCTGGCTGCTGCTGATCCGGATCGTGTGTCCGCTCGCATTGGCGGCCATTCTGATCGTGGGAATTTTCCCTTCGATTGCGGGCGGATAA
- a CDS encoding amino acid permease, protein MLFGRVKSLDAILATAERQSLHRTLGGFQLMLFGIGCIIGTGIFVLTAAGAQKAGPGLMLAFAIAGAICIVAALCYAEIAAMIPVAGSAYTYTYSVMGEILAWTVGWALILEYAVSASAVSVGWAGYFSGTILEQFLGITLPQWLSAGPLFLGGEPGGLVNLPAMVIALLVTWLLMIGTSESAKVNAILVAIKVAALTIFVALTLPQVELDRFNPFLPAGLFGQWGTGTGAVGAAATIFFAYVGFDAVSTAAEETKDPQKNVPIGLIGSLLFCTVFYILVAAGAIGTIGGQPIMGPGGIPFPAGSEELARQCALPQFASALVCSDEALAHVLREIGFSGVGNLLGIAAFVALPSVILVLLFAQTRIFFVMSRDGLLPQSLSKVHPKWKTPYVVTAITGVVVAVAAAVFPVGRLADIANAGTLYAFAMVAIAVMLLRRNDPDRKRPFRVPGLWFVAPAACAGCVFLFVNLPTEAMLVLPIWGAIGLVIYFIYGRSRSHLGRGIVEVVGPGDHEESLLPIDTDTKRD, encoded by the coding sequence ATGTTGTTCGGACGTGTCAAATCACTGGACGCGATCCTTGCTACCGCTGAGCGCCAGTCGCTTCATCGGACGCTGGGTGGTTTCCAGCTCATGCTTTTCGGTATCGGCTGCATCATCGGTACCGGTATCTTCGTCCTGACCGCGGCCGGCGCCCAGAAAGCCGGTCCCGGCCTCATGCTGGCATTCGCAATCGCAGGGGCGATCTGCATCGTGGCGGCGCTCTGCTACGCCGAGATCGCCGCGATGATCCCCGTCGCGGGCAGCGCCTACACCTACACCTATTCCGTGATGGGCGAGATCCTTGCCTGGACGGTCGGATGGGCGCTTATCCTCGAATACGCGGTGTCCGCCAGCGCCGTCTCGGTCGGGTGGGCGGGATATTTTTCCGGCACCATATTAGAGCAGTTCCTTGGGATAACCTTGCCGCAATGGCTGTCCGCCGGACCGCTTTTCCTCGGCGGCGAGCCGGGGGGACTGGTCAATCTTCCGGCGATGGTGATCGCGCTTCTCGTCACCTGGTTGCTGATGATCGGCACGAGCGAAAGCGCGAAGGTCAATGCCATCCTTGTCGCGATCAAGGTCGCGGCGCTGACCATCTTCGTCGCCCTGACGCTCCCGCAAGTCGAGCTCGACCGGTTCAATCCCTTCCTGCCGGCGGGCCTGTTCGGCCAGTGGGGCACGGGAACCGGCGCCGTCGGCGCAGCCGCCACGATCTTTTTCGCCTATGTCGGTTTCGATGCCGTTTCGACCGCCGCGGAAGAGACGAAGGACCCCCAGAAGAACGTCCCCATCGGCCTGATAGGATCGCTGCTGTTCTGTACGGTGTTCTACATCCTCGTGGCCGCAGGCGCGATCGGCACGATCGGCGGGCAGCCGATCATGGGGCCGGGCGGCATCCCGTTCCCGGCCGGATCGGAAGAACTCGCGCGCCAGTGCGCACTCCCGCAGTTTGCGTCCGCGCTGGTCTGTTCGGACGAGGCGCTGGCCCACGTCCTGCGCGAGATCGGCTTTTCCGGCGTCGGAAACCTGCTCGGCATCGCTGCATTCGTGGCACTGCCGTCGGTGATCCTCGTCCTGCTGTTCGCCCAGACGCGTATCTTCTTCGTGATGAGCCGCGACGGGCTTCTGCCGCAGAGCCTGAGCAAGGTGCACCCGAAATGGAAGACGCCTTACGTCGTCACCGCGATCACAGGCGTGGTCGTGGCAGTGGCTGCGGCGGTCTTCCCTGTTGGGAGGCTGGCGGACATCGCGAATGCGGGCACGCTGTACGCCTTCGCCATGGTGGCGATCGCCGTAATGCTGCTGCGGCGTAACGATCCCGATCGCAAGCGACCGTTCCGGGTCCCCGGACTGTGGTTCGTCGCACCAGCGGCGTGTGCCGGGTGCGTGTTCCTGTTCGTGAACCTGCCGACAGAGGCGATGCTGGTGCTCCCGATCTGGGGGGCGATCGGACTGGTGATCTATTTTATCTACGGGCGGTCACGCAGCCATCTGGGGCGCGGCATCGTGGAGGTCGTCGGCCCGGGCGACCACGAGGAAAGCCTGTTGCCGATAGATACGGATACGAAAAGGGACTGA
- a CDS encoding DUF475 domain-containing protein: MSVILKFYKFSLVFTAICLALAVWYGWASTGTIGGTMSLLWIVLVLSVLEISLSFDNAVVNATVLRNMDPVWQKRFLIWGIAIAVFGARIAFPLAIVAIAAGIGPIDAIDLSLNRPDEYERIVNSAHVGIAGFGGAFLMMVGLKFFFDHTKEIDWISVVERQLKKFAVLPAIEIAILLLILWGISSMLAADEALTFLVAGIFGLVTFIGVEGINKILEIHEEKQRMAGAVVRSGLGGFLYLEVLDASFSFDGVIGAFALSNNMIVIALGLSIGAIFVRSMTIHLVEKGTLAQYRFLEHGAFWAIIALGGIMLVSARVHIPETITGLIGAVLIGISFWWSVRYNRRLPASERTAIDLSD; this comes from the coding sequence ATGTCCGTCATCCTGAAATTCTACAAGTTCTCGCTGGTTTTCACGGCCATCTGTCTTGCCCTGGCGGTCTGGTACGGCTGGGCAAGCACGGGCACCATCGGCGGTACGATGAGCTTGCTGTGGATCGTGCTGGTCCTGTCGGTCCTCGAAATTTCGCTCAGCTTCGACAATGCCGTGGTGAACGCCACGGTCCTGCGCAACATGGATCCGGTCTGGCAGAAGCGCTTCCTGATCTGGGGCATCGCGATCGCCGTTTTCGGGGCGCGGATAGCTTTCCCGCTGGCCATCGTCGCCATTGCGGCCGGCATCGGGCCGATCGATGCCATCGACCTGTCGCTCAATCGCCCGGACGAATACGAGCGGATCGTGAATTCCGCCCATGTCGGCATCGCCGGTTTCGGCGGGGCCTTCCTCATGATGGTCGGACTGAAATTCTTCTTCGACCATACGAAGGAAATCGACTGGATATCGGTGGTGGAAAGGCAGCTGAAGAAGTTCGCCGTCCTCCCGGCCATCGAGATCGCCATCCTGCTGCTGATCCTCTGGGGGATTTCGAGCATGCTTGCAGCAGACGAGGCGCTGACCTTCCTGGTCGCGGGCATTTTCGGCCTCGTCACCTTCATCGGCGTGGAAGGGATCAACAAGATCCTCGAAATCCACGAGGAGAAACAGCGAATGGCGGGCGCGGTGGTTCGCAGCGGACTCGGGGGGTTCCTCTATCTGGAGGTACTCGACGCCAGCTTCAGCTTCGACGGCGTGATCGGGGCCTTCGCCTTGTCGAACAACATGATCGTGATCGCGCTGGGCCTGTCGATCGGAGCGATCTTCGTACGCTCCATGACCATCCATCTCGTTGAAAAAGGGACGCTGGCACAGTACCGTTTCCTCGAGCACGGGGCGTTCTGGGCCATCATCGCGCTTGGCGGTATCATGCTGGTTTCGGCCAGGGTCCATATTCCCGAAACCATTACCGGGCTGATCGGCGCCGTCCTGATCGGGATCAGCTTCTGGTGGTCGGTACGCTACAATCGCCGCCTGCCCGCGAGCGAGCGCACCGCGATCGATCTGTCAGACTAG
- the panB gene encoding 3-methyl-2-oxobutanoate hydroxymethyltransferase produces the protein MSTTFQLETSTSRANPTPAPMKRLTVPRIRDRKKDGETQEAIVMLTAYTARMAQLLDRHCDLLLVGDSLGQVIYGLSSTVPVTLDMMANHAAAVVRGSYHAVVAVDMPFGSYEASPEQAFENAAYLMKQSGAAAVKLEGGAAMADTVAFLVQRGIPVMGHVGLTPQAVNVLGGYGARGRSDAEAEKIVEDAIALDRAGAFAIVVEGVVEPIAIEVTRSVSAPTIGIGASASCDGQVLVTEDMLGMFERVPRFVKKYENLAETIEKTVESYAGEVRARSFPGPDQTYQPK, from the coding sequence ATGTCCACGACCTTCCAGCTCGAAACCTCCACCAGTCGCGCCAACCCGACGCCGGCGCCGATGAAACGGCTCACCGTTCCGCGCATTCGCGACCGGAAGAAGGATGGCGAGACGCAGGAAGCGATCGTGATGCTGACCGCCTACACTGCACGCATGGCGCAGTTGCTCGATCGCCATTGCGACCTCCTGCTGGTGGGGGATTCCCTCGGACAGGTCATATACGGGCTGTCTTCGACCGTGCCCGTCACGCTGGACATGATGGCCAATCACGCAGCTGCGGTCGTGAGAGGGAGCTACCATGCGGTGGTGGCGGTGGACATGCCCTTCGGCTCCTACGAGGCTTCGCCGGAACAGGCGTTCGAAAATGCCGCATACCTGATGAAGCAGAGCGGCGCCGCTGCCGTGAAGCTGGAAGGCGGGGCAGCGATGGCGGACACCGTGGCATTCCTCGTTCAGCGCGGCATCCCCGTCATGGGGCATGTCGGATTGACCCCGCAGGCGGTCAACGTGCTCGGAGGGTACGGCGCGCGCGGACGGAGCGACGCGGAAGCGGAAAAGATCGTCGAGGACGCGATCGCGCTGGACCGCGCGGGAGCATTCGCAATCGTGGTCGAAGGCGTCGTCGAACCGATTGCAATCGAGGTGACCAGGTCCGTGTCGGCGCCCACCATCGGTATCGGCGCATCGGCCAGTTGCGATGGGCAGGTCCTCGTCACCGAAGACATGCTGGGCATGTTCGAGCGGGTGCCTCGCTTCGTGAAGAAGTACGAAAATCTGGCCGAAACGATCGAAAAGACTGTCGAGAGCTATGCCGGGGAAGTCCGGGCACGCAGTTTCCCCGGTCCCGACCAGACTTATCAGCCCAAATGA
- a CDS encoding transcriptional regulator yields MEFGPFRIDTANRRLLQDGHPIDLSARYFDVLLLMTRHPGELLSKDRLHREVWKGIPVTDDAITQAIRALRKALSDDASAPRYIETVPKHGYRFIGTVRSCATPVASQVALSAGRSPLLDIGLLVAGGCVAGLVVGIGYAFFATEGSSVGSLSLVIVMALLSVVAAAVSAFGIGLGMQLLTRWMAGPWSILAGGAVGGLVTGGIANLLGRDTFRILVGHSPDRMTGPTEGLIIGSTVGLAAFLALGPVRGRRIAIGLAGLIGLLAGGLAIGLGGTMFGGSLVSLANDVPASSLDLPEASGIVAVLGGGLEGGIFVACLVGAWAIGGRLPDRVEAN; encoded by the coding sequence ATGGAGTTCGGCCCCTTCCGGATCGATACGGCGAATCGGCGTCTTTTGCAGGACGGGCATCCGATCGATCTGAGTGCCCGTTATTTCGACGTCCTGCTCCTGATGACGCGGCACCCCGGCGAGCTTCTTTCCAAGGACCGGCTGCACCGCGAGGTCTGGAAGGGCATCCCGGTGACCGACGATGCGATCACGCAAGCCATCAGGGCCTTGCGCAAGGCATTGTCCGACGATGCATCGGCCCCGCGCTATATCGAGACCGTTCCGAAGCACGGCTATCGTTTCATTGGTACCGTGAGGTCTTGCGCTACTCCTGTCGCATCGCAGGTTGCTCTGTCCGCCGGCAGGTCTCCACTGCTGGACATCGGCCTGCTTGTTGCGGGAGGCTGCGTCGCCGGGCTGGTTGTCGGCATCGGATATGCCTTTTTCGCCACCGAAGGTTCGTCCGTCGGTTCACTCTCGCTGGTGATCGTGATGGCGTTGCTATCGGTGGTTGCGGCTGCCGTGTCCGCTTTCGGCATCGGGCTGGGCATGCAGCTATTAACGCGATGGATGGCGGGCCCTTGGAGCATCCTTGCAGGAGGCGCGGTCGGAGGATTGGTGACGGGTGGCATTGCGAACCTCCTGGGCCGGGACACGTTCCGCATTCTGGTTGGGCATTCGCCCGACCGGATGACGGGGCCGACGGAAGGTCTGATCATCGGTTCAACGGTCGGACTTGCCGCGTTTCTTGCGCTCGGCCCGGTTCGCGGAAGGCGGATTGCGATCGGTCTGGCGGGACTGATCGGACTTCTGGCTGGCGGGCTGGCGATTGGTTTGGGCGGCACGATGTTCGGCGGAAGCCTCGTCTCCTTGGCAAACGACGTCCCTGCATCGTCGCTCGATTTGCCGGAAGCATCCGGTATCGTCGCGGTGTTGGGCGGGGGACTGGAGGGCGGTATCTTTGTCGCTTGCCTTGTCGGCGCATGGGCGATTGGCGGGCGCTTACCGGACCGCGTGGAGGCAAATTGA
- a CDS encoding pyridoxamine 5'-phosphate oxidase family protein — protein sequence MKTAEGNPDELKKKFWKTLADSPYLFLELSGQSDTSVPMSPQLDKDANSAIWFFTHTKSPFAQTGPATATFQGKGHEIYARFNGNLVRETSQERFDQFWNNFVEAWYEGGKDDPNIVFLRMDLGDAEIWDGDMSLLNVAKMALGMNVHEDAEEKHVKSASL from the coding sequence ATGAAAACCGCCGAAGGCAATCCCGACGAACTGAAGAAGAAATTCTGGAAGACGCTGGCCGACAGCCCGTATCTTTTCCTCGAGCTCTCGGGACAATCGGACACCTCGGTTCCCATGAGCCCGCAGCTCGACAAGGACGCGAACAGCGCGATCTGGTTCTTTACGCATACCAAGAGCCCGTTCGCCCAGACCGGCCCGGCCACCGCCACCTTCCAGGGCAAAGGCCACGAAATCTATGCCCGCTTCAACGGCAATCTCGTCCGCGAGACCAGCCAGGAGCGGTTCGACCAGTTCTGGAACAACTTCGTCGAGGCGTGGTACGAGGGCGGGAAGGACGATCCGAACATCGTCTTCCTGCGCATGGATCTCGGCGATGCCGAAATCTGGGACGGTGACATGAGTCTCCTCAACGTCGCCAAGATGGCGCTCGGCATGAACGTCCACGAGGACGCCGAGGAGAAACACGTCAAGAGCGCGTCGCTCTAG
- a CDS encoding DUF6504 family protein: MPRRILSIWCAELPVDRWRLCSGTGRGEGADAGPLVLIAETAHGPRIEAVNPAGRAEGARKGMMLADARTLCPRIQTMPSDPAGDLDFLEKLALWSRQWGPWSAMDAPDGVLVDVTAVAHLFGGESSLLADVQARFASRGLVARLAIAPTAGAAWAMSHFGPERAILGAGCDVVARLSDLPVTSLRLDEDVLVVLRRLGLKTIGQLAGVEEGERQDGAGRDSLHRRFRNRKSPAANPLVRLDQLAGKVPEPLLPVIPQQMPLVQRRLMEPIRHRALLDTVVSDLAEDMVRELEGKAQGARRLELGLWRVDGEVILRVLELAAATRDPSHIVRLFAEKLEDIDAGFGIETVRLRASWAEPLALEQADIEAAAERHGTSLSACLDRLTTRLGPKAVRRPVPHGSHIPERAQRWQAPLDPEPARQEEMRFHARPLKLLDRPEAIAVLYATPDGYPKRFRWRGEVHEVAKVEGPERVAPEWWRSRSATRLRDYYRIEDQAGRRYWIYRHGLIGDGRGGAPEWYLQGLCA, from the coding sequence ATGCCGCGCCGTATCCTGTCGATCTGGTGCGCAGAACTCCCGGTCGATCGCTGGCGGCTGTGTAGCGGTACCGGGCGGGGCGAGGGCGCCGATGCCGGCCCGCTCGTCCTGATCGCCGAAACCGCTCACGGACCGCGGATCGAGGCGGTCAATCCCGCCGGCCGCGCGGAAGGTGCGCGCAAGGGCATGATGCTGGCCGACGCGCGCACGCTTTGCCCCCGTATCCAGACCATGCCGAGCGATCCGGCAGGCGATCTCGATTTCCTGGAGAAACTGGCTCTGTGGTCCCGCCAGTGGGGCCCGTGGAGTGCCATGGATGCGCCGGACGGCGTGCTGGTGGACGTGACGGCGGTGGCCCACCTGTTCGGCGGCGAGAGCAGCCTGCTGGCCGACGTGCAGGCACGCTTTGCCTCGCGCGGACTGGTGGCCCGGCTCGCGATAGCTCCGACCGCGGGCGCGGCCTGGGCCATGTCCCATTTCGGTCCCGAACGTGCTATCCTTGGCGCCGGGTGCGACGTGGTGGCCCGTCTGTCGGACCTGCCGGTGACTTCCCTGCGCCTGGACGAGGACGTGCTGGTCGTACTTCGGCGCCTCGGCCTCAAAACGATCGGCCAGCTTGCCGGAGTGGAGGAGGGCGAGCGGCAGGACGGGGCCGGGCGCGATTCACTCCATCGCCGGTTCCGCAACCGCAAGTCGCCTGCCGCCAACCCCCTCGTCCGGCTTGACCAGCTTGCGGGAAAGGTGCCCGAACCGCTGCTTCCCGTCATTCCCCAGCAGATGCCGCTGGTCCAGCGCCGCCTCATGGAGCCGATCCGGCATCGTGCATTGCTGGATACCGTGGTGTCGGACCTGGCGGAGGACATGGTGCGCGAACTGGAGGGAAAGGCGCAAGGCGCAAGGCGCCTGGAACTGGGGCTATGGCGTGTCGACGGGGAAGTCATCCTGCGCGTCCTGGAACTCGCCGCCGCCACGCGCGATCCGTCGCATATAGTTCGCCTGTTCGCCGAAAAGCTGGAGGATATCGACGCCGGTTTCGGGATCGAGACGGTGCGTCTCAGGGCGAGCTGGGCCGAACCGCTGGCTCTGGAGCAGGCCGATATCGAAGCCGCGGCGGAGCGGCACGGGACCAGCCTCTCCGCCTGCCTGGACCGGTTGACGACCCGGCTCGGGCCGAAGGCCGTCCGGCGCCCCGTACCCCACGGCAGCCACATTCCCGAGCGGGCGCAACGCTGGCAGGCACCACTGGACCCGGAGCCGGCGCGGCAGGAGGAAATGCGCTTTCATGCCCGGCCGCTCAAGCTGCTCGACCGGCCGGAAGCCATCGCGGTGCTGTACGCGACGCCTGACGGGTACCCGAAACGCTTCCGCTGGCGCGGCGAAGTACATGAAGTGGCGAAAGTGGAAGGTCCGGAACGCGTCGCGCCCGAATGGTGGCGGTCCAGGTCCGCGACGAGATTGCGCGACTACTACCGGATCGAAGACCAGGCCGGCCGGCGTTACTGGATCTATCGCCACGGGCTTATCGGAGACGGGCGCGGGGGCGCACCCGAATGGTATCTGCAGGGCCTCTGCGCCTGA
- a CDS encoding putative DNA modification/repair radical SAM protein, protein MRQHTTLEKLEILADAAKYDASCASSGTAKKNSVGGKGIGSTEGMGICHAYAPDGRCISLLKILLTNHCVFDCHYCVNRKSSNVRRARFTPQEVADLTISFYRRNYIEGLFLSSGIVKSSNHTMEQIVETARILREEHDFRGYIHLKTIPEADPELVHRAGLYADRVSINVELPTDAGLTRLAPDKNAAQIEDSMTGMKRSILQSRDETKRFRHAPRFAPAGQSTQMIVGADSATDSDIVIKASRLYDGFNLRRVYYSAFSPIPDASAVLPLKRPPLIREHRLYQSDWLMRFYQYRPDEIMQATEADGNLPLDIDPKLAWALKFRDQFPVDVNRASKEQLLRVPGLGTKAVAKILGARRHRTLRLDDMARLTVSLTKVRPFIVTCDWRPTMLTDRADLRRLLAPRQEQLELFAA, encoded by the coding sequence ATGCGCCAGCACACGACTCTGGAGAAACTCGAAATTCTCGCCGACGCCGCGAAGTACGATGCGTCGTGCGCCTCTTCCGGAACGGCGAAGAAGAATTCGGTGGGCGGAAAGGGGATCGGCTCCACCGAGGGAATGGGGATCTGCCACGCCTATGCGCCTGACGGGCGCTGTATCAGCCTGCTCAAGATCCTGCTGACCAACCACTGCGTTTTCGATTGCCACTACTGCGTGAACCGCAAAAGTTCGAATGTCCGCCGGGCGCGCTTTACCCCGCAGGAAGTGGCGGACCTCACGATCAGTTTCTACCGTCGCAACTATATCGAGGGTCTGTTCCTCTCGTCGGGCATCGTGAAGAGCTCCAACCACACGATGGAGCAGATCGTGGAGACGGCACGCATCCTTCGCGAGGAGCATGACTTCCGCGGATACATTCACCTCAAGACCATTCCCGAGGCGGATCCGGAGCTGGTTCACCGGGCCGGGCTCTATGCCGATCGTGTCTCCATCAATGTCGAATTGCCGACCGATGCCGGGCTCACGCGGCTCGCGCCGGACAAGAATGCCGCCCAGATCGAGGACTCGATGACGGGAATGAAGCGCTCGATCCTGCAATCCAGGGACGAGACCAAGCGTTTCAGGCACGCCCCGCGGTTCGCCCCGGCCGGCCAGTCGACCCAGATGATCGTCGGTGCGGACAGCGCGACTGATTCCGACATCGTGATCAAGGCGAGCCGGCTTTACGACGGGTTCAATCTGCGCCGGGTCTATTACAGCGCATTCAGCCCCATTCCCGATGCCAGCGCGGTGTTGCCGCTGAAGCGTCCGCCGCTGATCCGCGAGCACCGGCTGTACCAGTCCGACTGGCTGATGCGCTTCTACCAGTATCGCCCCGACGAGATCATGCAGGCGACGGAGGCGGACGGGAACCTCCCGCTGGATATCGATCCCAAGCTCGCCTGGGCGCTCAAGTTCCGGGACCAGTTCCCGGTCGATGTGAACCGCGCCTCGAAGGAGCAGTTGCTGCGTGTCCCCGGGCTGGGCACCAAGGCGGTGGCGAAGATACTGGGCGCGAGGCGTCACCGGACCCTGCGGCTCGACGACATGGCGCGGCTGACCGTGTCGCTGACCAAGGTCCGCCCGTTCATCGTGACCTGCGACTGGCGACCGACCATGCTGACCGACCGGGCGGACCTGCGCCGCCTGCTGGCACCCAGGCAGGAGCAGCTGGAGCTGTTCGCCGCATGA
- a CDS encoding DASS family sodium-coupled anion symporter, with amino-acid sequence MTEAEESADSSGKRSGLGLIAIRLLGIGVALAVYLLLDGAEGLSPDARVVAAVGTLMAFWWITEAIPLAATALLPIFVFPALTEQTVGESAAPYASPIVFLFLGGFLIAIAMEKWSLHRRIALMTLRRVGAEPKMIVLGMMIATAFLSMWVSNTATTLMMLPIAFSVLSLIREGTQTGDARSGAAAAIPDDPQLQRFGICLVLAIAWSASIGGLGTLLGSPPNAIVAGYAATELGRPIGFLQWMMVGLPIAAIFLVVAWLLMTRLIYRFDLREIPGGREMIANEVRKLGRLGRGEKSVLVVFASAAFLWIVPGLLAEFVVEADGAWWTGFDDTAIAIAAGTALFLLPGDARGEAALGWKDAEEGLPWGVLILFGGGLSLASAVAASGLDAWLGGQVGGLGSLAPILLIGAVVLITLFLTEITSNTATAATFIPILGGVALGLGMDPFGLLIPAALAATCAFMLPVGTPPNAIVFSTGVVTIGQMVRGGLVLNLVGVVLITLGFSLLGGWAFG; translated from the coding sequence ATGACAGAAGCGGAAGAGAGCGCCGACAGCTCCGGCAAGCGCTCCGGGCTCGGATTGATCGCGATCCGCCTCCTGGGGATAGGAGTAGCGCTCGCCGTCTATCTTCTGCTCGATGGTGCAGAGGGCTTGTCACCCGACGCGCGTGTCGTGGCGGCCGTCGGTACGCTGATGGCATTCTGGTGGATTACCGAAGCTATTCCGCTCGCGGCCACGGCCTTGCTCCCGATCTTCGTCTTTCCGGCCCTGACGGAGCAGACCGTCGGGGAATCCGCCGCCCCCTACGCCAGCCCGATCGTCTTCCTGTTCCTCGGTGGTTTCCTCATTGCCATCGCGATGGAGAAGTGGAGCCTCCATCGCCGCATCGCGCTGATGACGCTGCGGCGGGTCGGTGCCGAACCGAAGATGATCGTCCTCGGCATGATGATCGCGACGGCCTTCCTGTCGATGTGGGTCTCCAACACCGCGACGACCCTCATGATGCTGCCCATCGCCTTCTCGGTCCTCTCGCTCATTCGGGAGGGGACGCAGACCGGCGATGCGAGGTCAGGCGCAGCAGCGGCTATCCCGGACGATCCGCAGCTGCAACGCTTCGGCATCTGCCTCGTGCTGGCGATCGCCTGGTCGGCCAGCATCGGCGGCCTCGGTACCCTGCTCGGCAGTCCGCCCAACGCCATCGTTGCCGGCTATGCCGCGACCGAGCTCGGCCGGCCGATCGGTTTTCTGCAATGGATGATGGTAGGCCTGCCGATTGCGGCGATCTTCCTCGTGGTGGCGTGGTTGCTCATGACCCGCCTCATCTACCGGTTCGACCTTCGCGAGATACCGGGCGGGCGAGAGATGATCGCCAACGAGGTGCGCAAGCTCGGCCGGCTGGGCCGCGGCGAGAAATCGGTCCTGGTCGTATTCGCCAGTGCCGCCTTCCTTTGGATCGTGCCGGGCCTGCTTGCAGAGTTCGTCGTCGAAGCGGACGGCGCCTGGTGGACCGGGTTCGACGATACCGCCATTGCGATCGCCGCCGGAACCGCCCTGTTCCTCCTTCCAGGAGACGCCAGGGGCGAAGCGGCTCTTGGATGGAAGGACGCCGAAGAAGGCCTTCCCTGGGGCGTGCTCATCCTTTTCGGCGGTGGCCTCAGCCTTGCAAGTGCGGTCGCGGCATCGGGGCTCGATGCGTGGCTTGGCGGTCAGGTTGGAGGGCTCGGCTCCCTGGCTCCAATCCTGTTGATCGGCGCGGTCGTGCTGATCACCCTCTTCCTGACCGAGATCACCAGCAACACCGCGACGGCAGCGACCTTCATTCCCATCCTGGGCGGCGTGGCGCTTGGTCTCGGGATGGATCCCTTCGGCCTGCTCATTCCCGCAGCACTTGCCGCAACCTGCGCTTTCATGCTGCCCGTCGGGACACCGCCCAACGCGATCGTGTTTTCGACCGGCGTCGTGACCATCGGGCAGATGGTGCGCGGCGGTCTGGTGCTGAACCTGGTCGGCGTGGTCCTGATCACGCTCGGCTTCAGCCTTCTTGGGGGATGGGCCTTCGGCTGA